Proteins from a genomic interval of Pseudoxanthobacter soli DSM 19599:
- a CDS encoding MNIO family bufferin maturase, with amino-acid sequence MEDLMPMSLPAGPGVGFKPAHFDAILADAANPPAFVEIHAENYMGDGGRPHAQLGALRERFALSVHGVGLSIGGEGPLDTAHLARLRRLIDRYRPESFSEHLAWSTHDGAFFNDLLPLPYTPGTLARVGDHIRRVQDTLGRRMLLENPSTYLRFEESTIDEVEFLGALVAGTGCGLLLDINNVFVSAVNHDTDPRAYLADFPFEAVGELHLGGHDSDTDETGAPLLIDAHGSPVADPVWALFEEVIGRTGPLPSLIEWDNDVPEWPVLSAEVARAGAVLARHSRSRAA; translated from the coding sequence ATGGAGGATCTCATGCCCATGTCGCTCCCCGCCGGCCCCGGCGTCGGCTTCAAGCCAGCGCATTTCGACGCCATCCTCGCGGATGCGGCGAACCCGCCCGCCTTCGTCGAGATCCATGCCGAGAACTATATGGGCGACGGCGGCCGGCCCCATGCCCAACTCGGCGCGCTTCGCGAGCGTTTCGCGCTGTCCGTCCACGGCGTCGGCCTGTCCATCGGCGGCGAAGGACCGCTCGACACGGCCCACCTCGCCCGGTTGCGGAGACTGATCGACCGCTACAGGCCGGAGAGCTTCTCGGAGCACCTGGCGTGGTCGACCCACGACGGCGCCTTCTTCAACGACCTCCTGCCGCTGCCCTATACTCCCGGGACACTGGCGAGGGTCGGCGATCACATCCGCCGGGTGCAGGACACGCTCGGCCGCCGCATGCTGCTGGAGAACCCGTCGACCTATCTGCGCTTCGAGGAAAGCACCATTGATGAGGTCGAATTCCTCGGCGCGCTGGTGGCCGGCACGGGCTGCGGCCTGCTGCTCGACATCAACAACGTCTTCGTCTCGGCGGTGAATCACGACACGGATCCGCGCGCCTACCTGGCGGATTTCCCCTTCGAGGCGGTCGGCGAGCTCCACCTCGGCGGCCATGATTCCGACACGGACGAGACCGGCGCGCCGCTCCTCATCGACGCCCACGGCAGCCCTGTCGCCGATCCGGTGTGGGCGCTGTTCGAGGAGGTGATCGGCCGTACCGGCCCGCTTCCGAGCCTGATCGAATGGGACAACGACGTGCCGGAGTGGCCGGTTCTGAGCGCCGAGGTCGCGCGCGCCGGCGCCGTGCTCGCCCGTCATTCCCGCAGCCGGGCGGCCTGA
- a CDS encoding BufA1 family periplasmic bufferin-type metallophore: protein MTTTTSKTTLAVATLAGSLVAALGMVASAAAGPVAPQPTMDKCYGVAMAGQNDCAAGAGTTCAGTSKVDYDAKAWKYVAKGTCETIKTPKGMGHLQPM from the coding sequence ATGACCACGACCACCAGCAAGACCACCCTCGCGGTCGCCACCCTCGCCGGCTCGCTCGTCGCCGCCCTCGGCATGGTCGCCAGCGCCGCCGCCGGCCCGGTCGCGCCGCAGCCGACCATGGACAAGTGCTACGGCGTCGCGATGGCCGGCCAGAACGATTGCGCCGCCGGTGCCGGCACCACGTGCGCCGGAACCTCCAAGGTCGACTACGACGCCAAGGCCTGGAAGTACGTCGCCAAGGGAACCTGTGAGACCATCAAGACCCCGAAGGGCATGGGCCACCTTCAGCCCATGTGA
- a CDS encoding sigma-70 family RNA polymerase sigma factor: protein MTDRERRWAGLMQAALAGDGAAYERLLREIAPAIRVVVQRRLTRIGAPAAECEDIVQETLLALHLKRQSWRTGDPLGPWLWTIARNKMVDHLRRRGRRVEVPVEDFADVLAAPEERPGTEAADVERHLAQLPEKQRDVLRSIAVDGSSIGETAERMKMTPGAVRGALHRAFSSLSARLRTDG from the coding sequence ATGACCGATCGGGAGCGGCGCTGGGCCGGGTTGATGCAGGCTGCGCTCGCCGGCGACGGCGCGGCCTACGAACGGCTTTTGCGCGAAATCGCGCCGGCGATCCGTGTCGTGGTGCAGCGCCGTCTGACGCGTATCGGTGCGCCGGCCGCCGAGTGCGAGGACATCGTGCAGGAGACGCTGCTCGCGCTTCACCTGAAGCGGCAGAGCTGGCGGACGGGCGATCCGCTGGGGCCATGGCTCTGGACCATCGCGCGCAACAAGATGGTCGACCATCTGCGCCGGCGCGGACGGCGCGTCGAGGTGCCGGTGGAGGATTTCGCCGACGTTCTGGCCGCACCGGAGGAGCGCCCGGGCACCGAAGCGGCTGATGTCGAGAGGCATCTCGCCCAGTTGCCCGAGAAGCAGCGGGACGTGCTGCGTTCCATCGCCGTCGACGGGAGTTCCATCGGCGAGACCGCCGAGCGCATGAAGATGACGCCCGGTGCCGTGCGCGGTGCCTTGCACCGCGCCTTTTCCAGCCTTTCGGCGCGGCTGAGGACGGACGGATGA
- a CDS encoding NrsF family protein, protein MKTDDLIRGLAADVRPTRGLGVGLALALAAGLAGALVLFALVLSPRHGMPALLAEPRILLKFAVTLSLAVAAGWTALRLVRPGSKAAGPARLLALPAALLALGVAAEMVVTPEADWMPGLVGHYAVYCVMLVPVMSAPVLGAVLLALRRGAPSRPALAGAVAGLMAGGLGAALYAFHCIDDSPLFMLTWYGIAIGIVTAAGAVIGRRVLAW, encoded by the coding sequence GTGAAGACGGACGATCTGATACGCGGCCTTGCGGCGGACGTGCGACCGACGCGCGGACTGGGGGTGGGGCTTGCCCTCGCGCTGGCCGCCGGGCTCGCCGGCGCGCTGGTGCTGTTCGCTCTCGTTCTGTCGCCGCGCCATGGCATGCCGGCGCTGCTCGCCGAACCGCGCATCCTGCTGAAGTTCGCCGTCACCCTTTCGCTGGCCGTCGCCGCCGGCTGGACCGCCCTGCGCCTGGTGCGGCCGGGCTCGAAAGCGGCCGGCCCGGCGCGGCTGCTGGCTTTGCCCGCGGCGCTTCTGGCTCTCGGCGTGGCGGCCGAGATGGTCGTGACCCCCGAAGCGGACTGGATGCCCGGCCTCGTCGGGCATTACGCCGTTTATTGCGTGATGCTGGTGCCGGTGATGTCGGCCCCGGTGCTGGGCGCTGTCCTGCTGGCGCTGCGGCGCGGCGCCCCGTCCCGCCCGGCACTCGCCGGCGCGGTCGCGGGGCTGATGGCCGGCGGGCTCGGCGCAGCGCTCTATGCCTTCCACTGCATCGACGATTCGCCGCTCTTCATGCTGACCTGGTATGGCATCGCCATCGGCATCGTCACCGCGGCCGGCGCGGTCATCGGACGGCGCGTGCTCGCCTGGTGA
- a CDS encoding ABC transporter substrate-binding protein, with protein MHTTRRTILKGMAGLPALFAGLSPLAALAQAGGGDTLRVAAGKPAGDLDPHKYKGLWAIQDLIFEPLIRYGHGGKMEPALATDWQVENAGKLFRVHLRKDVTFQDGTPWDAAAMTWNLDRWIGKDSASWMNASRLFSNYKVLDDHTVEINFKEPVLGLLNEFAYVRPVRFLSPKSVGADGAYAKPVGTGAWIEASADNDGSTFTRFDGYWGDKPGFSRIEVKVLPESRSRMAALRAGEIDLMGGDFLAPIKATEAKTLEKAGIPVAVELGTTTVVIGFNPQRNPALEDLAVRQAMNIGFDRQAIAKVLYQGLAEPAGNLFPASVPLAGTRFPVPARDVEAAKKLLEEAGWVGAPIREKDGKPLKLEMVVSEEQIAGSRSLAEILQAQLGEVGIGITIRSVDHASRHSDIPARVFDLALFTTFGAPYEPFGTIVGLLLSTYDNGVDGKLVIDPQKLDPLVLAATNAPEDEVGAALQAIYDQMHADVSMLPLFYSPAIWAHTARVKGFEVPATEYDLPYRGITLES; from the coding sequence ATGCACACGACCAGGCGTACCATTCTCAAGGGAATGGCCGGTCTTCCGGCCCTTTTCGCGGGACTTTCCCCCCTCGCCGCGCTGGCCCAGGCGGGCGGCGGCGATACCTTGCGCGTCGCGGCCGGAAAGCCGGCGGGCGACCTGGACCCGCACAAGTACAAAGGCCTGTGGGCCATCCAGGATCTGATCTTCGAGCCGCTGATCCGATACGGCCACGGCGGCAAGATGGAGCCGGCACTCGCCACCGACTGGCAGGTTGAGAACGCGGGCAAACTGTTTCGCGTGCATCTGCGCAAGGACGTCACGTTCCAGGACGGCACGCCTTGGGACGCGGCGGCGATGACGTGGAACCTCGATCGCTGGATCGGCAAGGACAGCGCCAGCTGGATGAACGCCTCGCGGCTGTTCTCCAACTACAAGGTGCTCGATGACCACACCGTCGAAATCAACTTCAAGGAGCCGGTGCTAGGGCTTCTGAACGAGTTCGCCTATGTGCGCCCCGTGCGCTTCCTCAGCCCGAAATCGGTCGGCGCGGACGGCGCTTATGCGAAGCCGGTTGGCACCGGCGCATGGATCGAAGCGAGCGCGGACAATGACGGCAGCACCTTTACCCGCTTCGATGGCTACTGGGGCGACAAGCCGGGCTTCAGCCGCATCGAGGTGAAGGTTCTGCCCGAATCCCGCAGCCGCATGGCGGCGCTGCGCGCGGGCGAGATCGACCTCATGGGCGGAGACTTCCTGGCGCCGATCAAGGCGACGGAAGCGAAGACGCTGGAAAAGGCCGGGATCCCCGTGGCGGTCGAACTGGGCACGACCACGGTGGTCATCGGCTTCAATCCGCAGCGCAATCCGGCGCTGGAGGACCTCGCCGTCCGCCAGGCGATGAATATCGGCTTCGACCGGCAGGCGATCGCGAAGGTGCTCTATCAGGGCCTCGCCGAACCGGCCGGCAACCTGTTTCCCGCGAGCGTGCCGCTTGCCGGAACGCGCTTTCCCGTCCCGGCGCGCGACGTCGAGGCGGCGAAAAAGCTGCTGGAAGAGGCCGGCTGGGTGGGCGCGCCGATCCGCGAGAAGGACGGCAAGCCGCTGAAGCTCGAGATGGTGGTGAGCGAGGAGCAAATCGCGGGGTCGCGCTCGCTGGCTGAAATTCTGCAGGCCCAGCTTGGAGAGGTGGGCATCGGCATCACCATCCGCTCGGTCGACCATGCCTCCCGCCATTCCGACATCCCGGCGCGCGTGTTCGATCTCGCGCTGTTCACCACTTTCGGCGCTCCCTACGAGCCGTTCGGCACCATCGTCGGCCTTCTCCTGTCCACTTATGACAACGGCGTCGACGGCAAGCTGGTGATCGATCCGCAGAAGCTCGATCCGCTGGTGCTCGCCGCAACCAACGCGCCGGAGGACGAGGTCGGCGCTGCGCTTCAGGCGATCTACGACCAGATGCACGCCGACGTTTCCATGCTGCCGCTGTTCTACAGCCCGGCGATCTGGGCGCACACCGCGCGCGTGAAGGGCTTCGAGGTCCCGGCCACCGAATACGACCTGCCTTATCGCGGCATCACGCTCGAGTCCTGA
- a CDS encoding ABC transporter permease: MSTLIAIRLRNAAVLLVLATMLCFALVVSAPGNVAVLIAELRTPKATFEQIKVVEEELGLNQPLLVRYGSWLNGVLHGNLGVSYKTGDAIGPALASRLPVTLTLVVGGAAFAMLLSFTLGFAGALWPGRLGDALSRVVALLGASMPSFFVGALLIYALAVELGLFPTFGSAGLSSWVLPWMTIGLLPAAVLSRVVRVGLEEAMARPFALTASAKGLSRRAILFRHALPNIAPTYINALGAQGGAMVVGAVVVEPLFALKGIADLFLQGVLFRDFMVVQACLLVFLTSFVLLNLLVDIGMMFTDPKLRRQGANA; this comes from the coding sequence ATGTCGACGCTGATCGCGATCCGCCTGCGCAATGCGGCGGTGCTGCTCGTCCTGGCGACGATGCTCTGCTTTGCGCTGGTGGTGTCCGCCCCGGGCAATGTCGCCGTGCTCATCGCAGAGCTTCGCACGCCCAAGGCGACGTTCGAGCAGATCAAGGTGGTCGAGGAGGAACTCGGCCTCAACCAGCCGCTGCTCGTGCGCTACGGCAGCTGGCTGAACGGCGTGCTGCACGGCAATCTCGGCGTCTCCTACAAGACGGGCGACGCCATCGGGCCGGCTCTCGCCAGCCGGCTGCCCGTCACGCTCACGCTGGTCGTCGGTGGCGCGGCGTTTGCGATGCTGCTGAGCTTCACGCTCGGATTCGCGGGGGCGCTCTGGCCGGGGCGCCTCGGCGATGCACTCAGCCGCGTCGTCGCGCTCCTCGGCGCGTCCATGCCGTCCTTCTTCGTCGGCGCGCTGCTGATCTATGCGCTGGCGGTGGAACTGGGCCTGTTCCCGACCTTCGGGAGCGCCGGGCTGTCGAGCTGGGTGCTGCCCTGGATGACCATCGGCCTGCTGCCCGCGGCCGTGCTCAGCCGGGTGGTTCGCGTGGGGTTGGAGGAGGCGATGGCACGGCCCTTCGCGCTCACCGCCTCCGCGAAGGGACTGTCGCGCCGCGCCATCCTGTTCCGCCACGCGCTGCCCAACATCGCGCCGACCTACATCAACGCGCTCGGTGCCCAGGGTGGAGCCATGGTGGTCGGAGCGGTGGTGGTGGAGCCGCTTTTCGCCCTGAAGGGCATCGCCGATCTTTTCCTGCAGGGCGTGCTGTTCCGAGATTTCATGGTGGTGCAGGCGTGTCTGCTGGTCTTCCTCACCTCCTTCGTCCTCCTCAACCTTCTGGTCGACATCGGCATGATGTTCACCGACCCGAAGCTGCGCCGGCAGGGAGCGAACGCATGA
- a CDS encoding ABC transporter permease — MRRLRDLLHVLSGLPKLAFVAVGLFVLLGLFAPWLAPYDPNAQDLLAAHADPSWQHWLGTDHLGRDTLSRLIVSARTSLVGMSLVLLIALSVGITIGTVAGYRRGWVEEVLMRVVDVGLAMPSLIVALAVIGIFGTGYWNMILALALAWWPGSARISRAVAVGVMNRPHIESLRVLGASPARIYFHHLLPSTIGAVLVYATADAGAVALSIATLSFLGLGIQPPTPEWGQMLVDALPYLESAPWQVILPGLVLTLVVIGFNLLGESIALNRVPTPLPRGVLLKRRALAAGWRKAAP, encoded by the coding sequence ATGAGACGGCTCCGCGATCTGCTTCACGTCCTCTCCGGGCTGCCGAAGCTCGCCTTCGTCGCCGTCGGGCTGTTCGTGCTGCTCGGTTTGTTCGCGCCGTGGCTCGCGCCCTACGACCCGAACGCGCAGGATCTTCTTGCCGCCCACGCCGACCCGTCCTGGCAGCACTGGCTCGGCACAGACCACCTTGGGCGGGACACGCTTTCCCGCCTCATCGTCTCGGCGCGCACCTCGCTGGTCGGCATGAGCCTGGTGCTGCTGATCGCCCTGTCGGTCGGCATCACCATCGGCACCGTCGCCGGATATCGCCGCGGCTGGGTCGAGGAGGTGCTGATGCGCGTGGTCGATGTCGGCCTGGCGATGCCGAGCCTGATCGTCGCGCTCGCCGTGATCGGAATCTTCGGCACCGGCTACTGGAACATGATCCTCGCGCTGGCGCTGGCCTGGTGGCCGGGCAGCGCCCGCATCAGCCGCGCGGTGGCAGTCGGGGTGATGAACCGGCCGCATATCGAATCGCTGCGCGTGCTCGGCGCCAGTCCGGCGCGGATCTATTTCCACCATCTGCTGCCGTCCACCATCGGCGCGGTGCTGGTCTACGCCACGGCGGATGCCGGCGCGGTGGCGCTGTCCATCGCCACGCTCAGCTTCCTCGGCCTCGGCATCCAGCCTCCGACGCCGGAATGGGGGCAGATGCTGGTCGATGCCCTGCCTTATCTCGAAAGCGCGCCGTGGCAGGTGATCCTGCCGGGCCTCGTGCTGACCCTGGTGGTGATCGGCTTCAACCTGCTCGGCGAATCCATCGCCTTGAACCGCGTGCCGACGCCGCTACCCCGCGGCGTCCTGCTCAAGCGCCGGGCGCTTGCCGCCGGCTGGCGAAAGGCTGCGCCATGA
- a CDS encoding ABC transporter ATP-binding protein — translation MTVCDVLKVSNLSIDLYTTRAALRPVDGVSYSVAAGETLAIVGESGSGKTVLNFAPLGLMPTGVVTDLSGSILFAGRELVGLAEPDMRRIRGGGIGTIFQDPMSALNPALRIGRQIAEVAELHLGMSAAQAEARALDLLKLVRMSDPEARLRQYPHELSGGLRQRAMIAIAIAAEPKLLIADEPTTALDVTVQAQIIGLLKDLQRRLNTAIVLITHDMGVVASIASRVAVMYAGRLAEYGSVEQVLLTPRHPYTRGLIAALPSAEDAPGALFRGLPGTPPVLGAPLSACAFAPRCSQAIDVCARQLPALQAAEHASAVACHVVNAINPKERVYA, via the coding sequence ATGACTGTCTGCGACGTGCTCAAGGTCAGCAATCTCTCGATAGACCTCTACACCACCCGCGCCGCGCTGCGGCCGGTCGACGGCGTCAGCTATTCCGTCGCCGCCGGCGAAACCCTGGCGATCGTCGGCGAGAGCGGGTCCGGCAAGACCGTGTTGAATTTCGCCCCGCTCGGCCTGATGCCGACCGGTGTCGTCACCGATCTCTCGGGTTCGATCCTGTTCGCCGGGCGCGAACTGGTCGGCCTCGCGGAACCGGACATGCGACGCATTCGCGGCGGCGGCATCGGCACCATCTTTCAGGATCCGATGAGCGCGCTCAATCCGGCGCTGCGCATCGGCCGGCAGATCGCCGAGGTGGCGGAGCTGCATCTCGGCATGAGTGCCGCGCAGGCGGAGGCCCGCGCGCTCGATCTCCTCAAGCTCGTCCGCATGTCGGACCCGGAAGCGCGGCTGCGGCAATATCCGCACGAACTCTCCGGCGGTCTCCGGCAACGCGCGATGATCGCCATCGCCATTGCCGCGGAACCGAAGCTGCTGATCGCCGACGAGCCGACGACTGCGCTGGACGTGACGGTGCAGGCACAGATCATCGGCCTTCTGAAGGACCTCCAGCGCCGGCTCAACACCGCGATCGTGCTCATCACCCACGACATGGGCGTGGTGGCCAGCATCGCCTCCCGGGTGGCGGTCATGTATGCGGGCCGCCTCGCCGAGTACGGCTCCGTCGAGCAGGTGCTTCTGACACCGCGCCATCCCTATACCCGGGGGCTGATCGCAGCCCTGCCGAGCGCGGAGGATGCGCCCGGCGCCCTGTTCCGCGGTCTTCCGGGCACGCCGCCCGTGCTCGGGGCGCCGCTGTCGGCCTGTGCCTTCGCGCCGCGCTGCTCCCAGGCGATCGATGTCTGCGCCCGCCAACTCCCCGCGCTGCAGGCCGCGGAGCACGCCAGCGCCGTCGCATGCCACGTCGTCAACGCGATCAATCCCAAGGAGCGGGTCTATGCGTGA
- a CDS encoding ABC transporter ATP-binding protein yields the protein MREAGDLLRVENLVTRFKSVERGKWVTAVDDVSIRLAPGEMVGLVGESGCGKSTLGRSIVGLERPQSGRIVLDGVDLSSLRGRALRERRRAIQYVFQDPYASLNDRQTIGETLAEALTIIGVKDREKQRRRIHTLLDQVGLPDGLAERFPRELSGGQRQRVAIARSLAVEPRVLICDEPVSALDLSVRAQVMNLFLELHGNLGVACLFIAHDLALVRQATSRTYVMYLGRIVEDAASAELYARPSHPYTQALLGSIPSADPRIEAHREPPPIFGDIPSPTNPPSGCRFRTRCPRATEICAASPPPPVELAPGHHARCVIAAELHTLHRSVPHGLPMPA from the coding sequence ATGCGTGAGGCCGGAGACCTTCTGCGGGTCGAGAACCTCGTCACCCGCTTCAAGAGCGTCGAGCGCGGCAAATGGGTGACCGCGGTCGACGACGTCTCGATCCGTCTGGCGCCGGGCGAGATGGTCGGCCTCGTCGGCGAATCCGGCTGCGGAAAGTCCACGCTCGGCCGGTCGATCGTCGGCCTCGAGCGCCCGCAATCCGGCCGCATCGTGCTCGACGGCGTCGACCTGTCGAGCCTGCGCGGGCGCGCGCTGCGGGAACGGCGCCGCGCGATCCAGTACGTGTTCCAAGATCCCTATGCCTCGCTCAACGATCGCCAGACCATCGGCGAAACCCTTGCCGAGGCGCTGACCATCATCGGCGTGAAGGATCGGGAGAAACAGCGCCGGCGCATCCACACGCTGCTGGATCAGGTCGGCCTGCCGGATGGGCTCGCCGAACGCTTCCCGCGCGAATTGTCCGGCGGGCAGCGCCAGCGGGTCGCCATCGCCCGCTCGCTCGCCGTGGAACCTCGCGTGCTGATCTGCGACGAGCCGGTGAGCGCGCTCGACCTTTCGGTGCGGGCGCAGGTGATGAACCTGTTCCTGGAACTGCATGGGAACCTCGGCGTCGCGTGCTTGTTCATCGCCCACGATCTCGCGCTGGTGCGGCAGGCCACCAGCCGGACCTATGTGATGTATCTCGGCAGGATCGTCGAGGACGCGGCCTCGGCCGAGCTCTACGCCCGTCCGAGCCATCCCTATACGCAGGCGCTGCTCGGCTCGATTCCGAGTGCCGATCCGCGCATCGAGGCGCACCGCGAGCCGCCGCCGATCTTCGGCGACATCCCCAGCCCCACCAATCCGCCCTCGGGGTGCCGGTTTCGCACCCGCTGCCCCCGCGCGACGGAGATTTGCGCCGCCAGCCCGCCACCGCCCGTCGAACTCGCGCCGGGTCATCACGCGCGCTGCGTGATCGCCGCTGAACTCCACACCCTCCACCGATCCGTACCGCACGGCCTGCCGATGCCGGCCTGA
- a CDS encoding aminotransferase class V-fold PLP-dependent enzyme encodes MTATATPPLNTAPDDEAYWLAIRDTMQPMYVNTQLVNTRRGAAPRTVRDRVRELVDLSLAYELDAYEPMRELKESGSSLAIRGLLAGYFGADPDEVALTRNAMEGIATVLNGVALEPGDEVLATRFCYDSNLAIIRQRAQRDGIVLTFVDLPFGIASDEAIVAAFAHAITGRTRLVSLPHVVANTGLVMPVREIAALARSRGAFTLVDGAHSAGHIAFRLDDLGCDAYATCLHKWMYGPRGTGFLYVRRERIGDVWPLFASWSGKPAHSIEKFEEVGTVFKALPASIPEAIAFNRGIGQAEKSARLRYLRNRWAVRLRAHERIRMLTDIDADPGTGFGGFIIDGMESEVFARILREEFDINVRAFAMEEDPTMRGIHLSPGLSNTVEEVDRFVEATFAILARSHNAFMRAG; translated from the coding sequence GTGACAGCAACGGCCACGCCGCCCCTGAACACCGCCCCCGACGACGAGGCCTACTGGCTCGCCATCCGCGACACCATGCAGCCGATGTACGTCAACACCCAGCTCGTCAACACCCGGCGCGGCGCAGCGCCCCGCACTGTGCGCGACCGGGTGCGTGAACTGGTCGACCTGTCGCTCGCCTACGAACTCGACGCGTACGAGCCGATGCGCGAGTTGAAGGAAAGCGGCTCGTCGCTCGCCATCCGAGGCCTGCTGGCCGGTTATTTCGGTGCCGATCCCGACGAGGTGGCGTTGACGCGCAACGCCATGGAGGGCATCGCGACGGTGCTGAACGGGGTCGCCCTCGAGCCGGGCGACGAGGTGCTGGCCACCCGGTTCTGCTACGATTCCAATCTCGCCATCATCCGCCAGCGTGCCCAGCGCGATGGCATCGTGCTGACGTTCGTCGACCTGCCGTTCGGCATCGCCAGCGACGAGGCGATCGTCGCCGCCTTCGCCCATGCCATCACCGGCCGTACACGCCTCGTCAGCCTGCCGCACGTCGTCGCCAACACCGGACTGGTGATGCCGGTGCGCGAGATCGCCGCGCTCGCCCGCTCCCGCGGTGCCTTCACGCTGGTCGACGGCGCCCACTCCGCGGGTCATATCGCGTTCCGGCTCGATGATCTCGGCTGCGACGCCTATGCGACCTGCCTTCACAAATGGATGTATGGCCCGCGCGGCACTGGCTTCCTGTATGTGAGGCGCGAGCGCATCGGCGATGTATGGCCTCTGTTCGCGAGCTGGTCAGGCAAGCCCGCCCACTCCATCGAGAAGTTCGAGGAAGTCGGCACGGTGTTCAAGGCGCTGCCGGCGTCCATACCCGAGGCCATTGCCTTCAACCGCGGCATCGGCCAGGCGGAGAAATCGGCGCGCCTGCGCTATCTGCGCAACCGGTGGGCCGTCCGCCTGCGCGCGCACGAGCGCATCCGCATGCTCACCGACATCGACGCCGATCCCGGCACCGGCTTCGGCGGCTTCATCATCGACGGGATGGAGAGCGAGGTGTTCGCCCGCATCCTGCGCGAGGAGTTCGATATCAACGTGCGCGCCTTCGCCATGGAAGAAGACCCGACGATGCGCGGCATCCATCTGTCGCCGGGCCTGAGCAACACGGTGGAGGAGGTGGACCGCTTCGTGGAGGCGACCTTCGCCATTCTCGCCCGCAGCCACAACGCGTTCATGCGGGCAGGATGA
- a CDS encoding M24 family metallopeptidase — MTAGPDIDLAALAARHRARVLDLAGEDVLVVATSAPNVVYCGGYRSMGYDTDPGHRMAVVFSAAAWILVGPTADLWAAQEVAGRGLRYFGYRRFVFDDAAARATTATEVEAFASFEEALAAAVHALAGGRRTVAFEGVPPHGLPAGVAVWPAPRAAALLRRARAIKDADEIALLRHATRITEDALAAALGQARTGVSELDLAADISAHMIRAGIRPGFIAVTSGPRAAFADAHASPRRLAPGDILRIDIGGSFQGYWSDTARCAVVGEPAAEIRAVDAAIVAGQRAGLARVAPGVTSDALFRAMVEEVRAAGLPGYGRHHVGHGLGVDSHEYPTLGPADPVTLEPGMVINIEAPYYRPGWGGIMYEDTLVITDSGVDRLTRLDAGLVILPA; from the coding sequence ATGACGGCCGGCCCCGACATCGATCTTGCGGCGCTGGCCGCCCGTCACCGCGCGCGCGTGCTGGACCTGGCGGGCGAGGACGTCCTCGTCGTCGCCACCTCGGCGCCGAACGTGGTCTATTGCGGCGGATATCGCAGCATGGGCTACGACACCGACCCCGGCCACAGGATGGCGGTGGTGTTCTCCGCCGCGGCGTGGATCCTGGTCGGACCGACGGCCGATCTGTGGGCCGCCCAGGAGGTTGCCGGGCGCGGCCTGCGCTATTTCGGTTATCGCCGTTTCGTCTTCGACGATGCCGCGGCGCGAGCGACGACGGCGACGGAGGTCGAGGCTTTCGCCTCGTTCGAGGAGGCGCTCGCCGCCGCCGTCCACGCCCTTGCCGGCGGACGGAGGACGGTGGCTTTCGAGGGAGTGCCCCCGCACGGGCTTCCCGCCGGCGTTGCCGTGTGGCCGGCCCCACGGGCGGCCGCGCTGCTTCGCCGCGCACGCGCCATCAAGGACGCCGACGAGATCGCGCTGCTGCGACATGCGACCCGAATAACGGAAGACGCGCTCGCCGCCGCCCTGGGGCAGGCGCGGACCGGGGTGAGCGAACTCGATCTCGCTGCCGACATCTCGGCGCACATGATCCGCGCCGGCATCCGGCCCGGCTTCATCGCCGTGACGTCCGGACCGAGGGCGGCCTTCGCCGACGCCCATGCCTCGCCGCGCCGGCTGGCACCCGGGGATATCCTGCGCATCGACATCGGCGGGTCGTTCCAGGGCTACTGGTCGGATACCGCCCGCTGCGCCGTCGTCGGGGAGCCCGCGGCGGAGATCAGGGCTGTCGATGCCGCGATCGTCGCGGGGCAGCGCGCGGGGCTTGCGCGCGTCGCGCCGGGAGTGACGAGCGACGCGCTTTTCCGCGCCATGGTCGAGGAGGTGCGGGCGGCCGGCCTGCCGGGCTACGGCCGCCACCATGTCGGCCACGGACTGGGTGTCGATTCCCACGAATACCCGACCCTCGGCCCGGCGGACCCGGTGACACTGGAACCGGGCATGGTGATCAATATCGAGGCGCCCTATTACCGGCCCGGCTGGGGCGGGATCATGTACGAGGACACGCTCGTCATCACCGACAGCGGCGTCGACCGCCTGACGCGGCTCGACGCCGGCCTGGTCATCCTGCCCGCATGA